GCGAGATAGCCGGCGGTGAACAGGTCGGCGGCCGCCGCGGCTTCGGCCGAGAAGCCGTCCGCATCATGCACGATCTGCGCGCGGCGCAGCCGGTTACCGCGATCATAATGGCGGAAGGATGCTTCGTGATCCCTGGCATCCTCGAGCGCCTTGCCGAGCGAGAAATGCAGGTGGAACACGTCCTCGGCCCGGTCTTCGCCGCCCGCCGCCAGCACCTGCAATGCGCTTTCCATCGCGGCGACGTCGTCGTCGCCCAGCTTCACCGTCTTGAGGTTGGCAAGGCTCCACCACGCCTCGCCCATCGTCGGCTGGCGCGTCACCGCCTCGCGATAGGCGTGGATCGCGTCCGCCTGCCGGCCGAGCGTCTTCAGCACATGCCCCAGATTCTGCCAGACCTGCGGCTGATCGGGCTGCTCCGCCAGCAGGCGATCATAGACCGTCCGCGCCGCATCCTGATCGCCGAGCCGCACCAGCACCGATGCGCGCATCAGGTCATAGCCCGGATTTTTCACCGGAGAGGCGGCCAGCACCTCGGCATGCGCCAGCGCCTCGGGCAGGCGATTGGCCTGCAACAGCAGCCGGATCAGGAAATCGCGCGCCAGATCATAGCCCGGCGCCAAGGTGACCGCGCGTTCGACCAGCGCGAGCGCCTCGCTCATATCGCCGCGGCGCCAGTGGATCTCGGCGAGCAGCCGGATCGCCGCTGGATTGTCGGGAGTCTGCCGAAGCTCGGCGGCCAACACCGCTTCGCCTTCGTCCAGCCGCCCCGCGTTCATCGCCATCGCCGCCTTGACCAGATCGGGATCGCGCGACGAGGCGTGGACGCCCGACAGATCCGCGCGCCAGCCATCCTCGGCGCGACCGGCGTTGCGATATTCCCTTGCCAGCAGGAACCAGCCCCCGGCGACCCCCGGCCACTGCCCGGTCAACGTTTCCAGCGCCGAGATCGCCTGCCGGCCATCCCCTGCCTCGCTCGCCGCCTGCGCCAATTCCCACCACACCGCCGGGGGCACGCGCGCCTGGTTGCGGGCAAGCGCTGACAGCCGCCGCTGCGCCGCCTGCGGCTTGCCGAGCCGGCGCAGCGCCTGGCCCGCCAGCAGTTCCGCCGGCGGGAGCCCCGGTGCCCGCGCCAATATCGTCTCGGCCTGGGCAAGCGCCTGTTCGGGGCGCGAGTCGATCAGGCCGGCGACCTTCGCCAGCGCCGCTTCGAGCGAGCGCGGTGCCGCCACCACAGCATTGCCCATACAGCCTCATTCCCTTCGCAACTGCACAAAGAGCTATGCCGAGATTCGCGCTCCGTCGAGTCACGCCAGAATAGCGGCAAGAAAAAAAGCTGCCTGAGAGTGCTTGACAGCCGCGTGGCGAATGGCAGTATTCAATCTAGGACGGTTGTTCTGATTGCTGCGTGTGCGAACCGGCCGTTGAATGAATGAGGTACGAAGCTACTCCATGTAGCAAGGTCTTGGCGCCTCCGGGCGCCGGGGACGGGATTTTGTGCTGTGCGCCGTTAGCGGCGGCAGGGGCGTATCCAACGTAGAAGAACAAGTTCGAAACAACAGGCGATAAGAGACCCGGAGGCGGGCGATCTTCCCAGGAGAGGCGAAAGATATGACGCGTTCAGGGGGGTATTACGCATGGCCTTTCGACTTGGCGCGCGCGGCGCGCGAAGGATTTGCGCTCTCGCCACAACCACAGTTCTCACGCCGCTGATTCTTGCCGCACCTGCACTTGCGCAGGCGCCGCCGGCCGAAGCGGAACCCGCCGAGGAGCAGGGGCTCGGCGACATCGTCGTCACCGCGACCCGCACGTCGGAAAGCGTGCAGAAGGTGCCGATTTCGATGCAGGCGCTGGGCGCCGAAAAGCTGGAACAGCGGCAGGTGAAGGGGCTGACGGATTTCGCCGCGCTGCTTCCCTCGGTCTCGTTCGAGGGCATCGGCCCGGGGCGCAACACCGCCTTCTTCCGCGGCATCGTCCCCGCCGGCGGCAATTATGCATCGGTCGGCTATTATCTCGACGACATCCCGATCACCGGCACCGAGGTGCCCGATATCCATGCCTATGACATGGAACGGATCGAGGCGCTGTCGGGGCCGCAGGGCACGCTGTACGGCGCCGGATCGCTCTCCGGCACCATCCGCCTGATCACCAAGAAGCCGAAGCTTGGCAAGGTGGAATATGGCTATGATCTGGAAGCCAACAAATATGGCGATGGCGATTTCGGCGGCCAGGTCGAATCCTATGTCAATGTTCCGCTGAACGACACCGTCGCCATCCGCGCGATGGGCTATTACCGGCGCGACGGCGGCTATATCGACAATACACCGAACAACGGCCGGCTCAACAACGGCGCGCCCGCGGTCTACACGCTCGGCGACAACAACCCGGATACCTTCTTCAACCTCGACAATTCCGACATCGCCAAGAATGATTACAATCCGATCAAGGAATATGGCGGTCGCCTGTCCCTGCTGTGGCAGCCCGTCGAGGATTGGGAGATCATGCCCCAGATCACCGCGCAGAAGCAGGTGGCGAAGGGTTATTTCGGCTATGATCCGCGGGTGGGCGACCTCGAGGTCCACGACTATGACCAGACCCGCAACGACGATCGCTGGTTCCAGGCGGCGCTGTCGATCCACGGCCATATCGGCGACTGGGACATCGTTTCCGCGACCGGCTATTTCAAGCGCCGCACCAAGACGCTGAACGACTATACCTACTATACCGTCACCTATGACGGCTTCGGCGCCGGCTATGAAAGCTATCTGCAGTTCTTCGACAACTGCACCGGATCGGGCGCGTCACAGCGCTGCCAACTGATCGATCCGACGCAATATTATCATGCCGACACGCACCGCGACAAGTTCACCCAGGAATTGCGCGTGACGACCCCGTCGGACTGGCCGTTCGACGTCACCGTCGGCGGCTTCTACCAGCGCCAGAAGAACGAGCTGAACACCTATTATGCGATCCGCGGTCTCGACGAGATCGTCGGCTATACCGCGACGGGCGGCGGCGACGTCGCCGGCGGCCTGATCGGCGTGCCAGCGATGTTCGGCATCGACTATGACGATGACGGCAATCCCTATTTCACGACCGACGTGATCAATCCCAACGGCAATCCACTGGGCACGATGCTGCTGGGGTCGCAGGCAGCAAAGGGCGATGGCTATTACATCGTCGAGCAGGACCAGCTTTACCACGACACCGCGATCTTCGCCGAAGGGCATTACAACATCACGCCGACGCTCAAGATCACCGGCGGCATCCGGTATTTCTGGACGGACTATAAGGTGAAGGGCTTCGCCGGCGTTGCCGCCTCCGCGCAGGGCGTCGGTTGCGAGACCCCGCTTCCCGACGAGCGTCTGACCTGCGTCAACACCAACCCCCTCGCCGAGGATGGCACGGGGCGCTACAAGGAAGACGGCGAAACCCACAAGGTCGCGCTCGACTGGCAGTTCGAGCCGTCCAAGATGGTCTATTTCAACTATTCGACCGGCTTCCGCCCCGGCGGCTTCAACCGGCCGCTGCGTATCCGCAGCCTCGGCCGCATCGTCACGGTGCAGCCGTTCAAGTCGGAAACGCTCGACAACTTCGAACTCGGCGTCAAGACGACCTGGAACAACATCTTCCGCTTCAACGCTGCGATCTATTACGAGAAGTGGGACAACATCCAGTATGGCGTGATCGTCTCTGGTGCGCAGGGCGCCGGCATGACCGGCAATGCCGGCAAGGCCGAGGTGAAGGGCATCGAATATGATGCCGACCTGAAGCTCGGCAAGGTCACGATCTCCACCGCCGGTGCCTATAACGACGCCAAGCTCAAAGGCAATTTCTGCAACTTCGCTGTCGATACCACGACATTGTCGATCTCGCAGTTGCCGAGCTGCGCGCTCGATCAGTTCGTACCGGGTACCGATCCGCCCACCCCGACCGTCGCCGCCGCCGACGGTACGCGCCTGCCGCGCCAGCCCAAGTTCAAGGGCACGACGTCCGTGCGCTACGATACGCTGATCGGCGGGTTCGAAGCCTATCTGCAAGGGGCCGCGCTCTACCAGACCGGCGCCACGCAGGATCTCAACGTCGCAAGCAACGCGTTGCTTGGCAACACCTCGGGCTTCGTCAGCTTCGACTTCTCCGGTGGTGTCAAGAAGGACAATTGGTCGCTCACCCTGTTCCTGCAGAACGCGTTCGACCGGCGCGGCCAACTCACCCGCAACACCTTCTGCTCGATCGATTTCTGCGCGGGATCGTCGCGCACCTTCACGATCCGGCCACGCTTCTTCGGGATAAGGTTCGGCCAGAAATTCTAGTTCGGTTTGGAGAGGGGAGGGATGGCCATGTTTCGCACGCTCGCCGCGCGGACCATGGCCATCCGCTTTTGGGGCCGCGCCGCTCTCGGGCTGACCGGTGCCATCGCCCTCCTGCTCGGCGCCGGCCTCGCCCAGCGCGCGCCGGCGCAGGAGGATCGTTCGGGACTGACGCCCGACGCCTTCCGGCGCAAATGCCTGATGTGCCATAGCCGCGCCGCGCCCGAGGGCGTGTCGCCCGGGATCCTTGCCGGCCTCCGCCCCGAACCCGGCCTGCGCCCCGCCGACGCGATGCCCGGCGTCCTCTGCTGGCGGCGCTGCACGACCTGTTGGGGCCCGGATCCCGCGCGCCCCAGCACGCCGAACTGACTCAGTCGGCCGCGCGAACGAGCGCTTCGCGAACATCCTGCGCGCCGGTCGCGTCGCCACGCGCGGAGCGCAAGGCCTCTAACGCCAGCGCGGCAAAGCCGCTCATCCGCGCGACGGCGAAGCTGACGCCGTAGAGGTTGAGCCGGGGTGGCACACCGTCGATCGATCGCGGAACCCCGGCCGCAGCGAAAACCGTCCTCCCCTCCCGCGCGATCGCGCGACAGGCGCCGATCGGGCATTCGGGATCGAGCGCGACGCCAAGCACCGAAGGCAATGCTCCTGGCCAGCAGGGCACGCCATCCACGGCATGGGCGGCGACCAGCACGATGCCGGCATCGTCGGCGCGCGCCGCCGCATGCGCAAAGGCATCGCGATGCGCGGCGTTGGTCGAGCCGAGGCTGAGGTTGATGATGTCCGCCTTCGCAGCGATCGCCCAGTCGATTGCCGCGATCAGCGCGACAGCGGAGGCGCGCAAGGCCTCGCGAAACACGCGAACCGTCAGAAGGTCTGCGCCGGGGGCGCCCTGCTGGATTGCGGCGCTGACGGCCGTGCCGTGGCCGAGCCGGTCGAGAATGGCCTCGAGGTCATCCTCCACCCTCCCCTCCCGCGTGATCGCGACCCCGCCGAGCAGCCGGGTGCCGTCGATATGCGGGTGCGCCGGATGGACGCCGCTATCGATCACCGCGATCCGCACCCCGCGCCCGGTGGTGCCGGGAAAGGACAGCGCCATCATGCCCTGCGATCCACAACCGTCGCCTGCCCGCCGTCGAGACGGACAACGATGTCGGCGCGGTCCGCCAGCGCCGGCTTGTGGGTGATGACGATCAGGGTGGCGTCGGGCAGCGCGCCACGCAGACGATCCGCGATCCGCGCTTCGGTCTCGGCGTCGAGCGCCGAGGTCGGTTCGTCGAGGATCAGCACGCTGGGGCGGCGGAGCAGCGCGCGGGCGAGCGCCAGCCGCTGCCGTTCGCCCGCCGACAATGCCAGCCCGCGCTCCCCGGTGCGCGTCTCCAGACCCTCAGGCAACCGCGCGACCAGCGCGTCGAGCCCGGCGGCGTGGACGGCGCGGACGATCGCACCATCCTCGACGGTGTCGAGCCCGAAGGCGATGTTGGCGCGGATGCTGTCGTTGAACAGATAGGGCGCCTGATCGACCAGCAGGATCTCGCGGCGAAGATCGTCGAGCCGCAGGCTGCGTACGTCCACCCCGTCGATCAGCACGCGGCCGGCATCGACATCCTGATAGCGGACGAGCAGGTCGGCGAGCGTCGATTTGCCCGCCCCGCTTTCCCCCAGGATCGCGCAGAAGCTGCCGGCCGGAACGGCGAAATCGATATCGACCAGCACCGCATCGCGATCATAGCGCTTGGCAACATGCTCGAAGCGCAACCCTTCGCCGATGCGCGCCAACGGCACGGCATCCGCCTGTTCGACCACCTCGGCAGGCGTGTCGAACAGCTCGAGGATGCGCCCCAGCGACACCCGCGCGGAGGCGAGCCCGGCGCCCAGCCCCATCAGGATCTGGATCGGCCCGAACAGCCGCGCCTGATAGGCCATGAACGCCACCAACGTGCCGATGCTCATCTCCCCGGCGATGATCCGCCAGCCGCCGTAGAGCACCACCGCGGAGGTCGAGGCGGTGAGCAGCGCGCCGGGAAGCGCGCCCGCCATGAAGGAGGTCAGTTGCATGCGCAGCATCGCCGAGATGAACGCGTCGTTGCGCATGCCGAACCGGCGCACCTCATGCGCGCCCGCGTTGAGCGAGGTCACCACGCGCATGCCCATCACGCTGTCGACGAGGAAGCTGCCGAGATCGGCGCCACGTTCGCGCATTTCCTGCGTCAATGCGGTCAGCCGCCGCTGGAAATGGACGAAGGCGATCACGCAGACCGGCACCAGCACGGTGCCGAGCAGGAACAGCCGCCAGTCGAGCCACAGCATCAACGCGATGCTGCCCAGCAGGAACAGCATATTGCTCAGCACCGACAGCAAGGTGTCCGCCGCGGCGCGCTGGACGGTGCTGACGTCGCTGTTCATGCGGGACATCAGGTCACCCAGCCGGAAACCGCTGAAGAAGCGCGGCGACAGGCTCTGCAGGTGGCGCAGCAGCGCGGCACGGATGTCGTAGAGCATCGCCGCGGAGAGCGCGATGTAGCGATAGCTGGCGAGCGCGTTGAGCACGAAGCCGAGCACCGTCACCACCAGCAAAGCCGCAGCGATCATCCACAGCGCGTTCAGGTCACGGCGCAGCAGCGCCTGGTCGATCATCAGCTTGGAGAAATAGGGCTGCGCGAGGTTGAGCATCGTCGCGACGAGGCTGATCGCGAGCACGAAGCACAGCCGCGGCGCATAAGGCCGCACATAGATCCAGACGCGCCGATAGGCGTGCCAGCCGGCGGGGGGCTGCCCCGCGCTCAGGATACCAGCCTTCGTTCGGCCAGCCGATAGCCCTGCAGCATGTAGCGCGGCTCCGGCGCATGGGCGAGCCGGGTGGTGCACCAGTCATGCCCCTCCGCGAGCGCGTCATGCGCAGCCCGCCACCAGTCCCCCTGCCCGCCCGTGCGATAAAAGGGTGCGCACAGTTGCAGGTGGCGCCGCATCGTCGCGAGCAGCATCGCGTCATGATGCGCCCTCAGCGCCTGCGCGTCGCCGCCGTCGCCGATCGCAGCAAGGATCGCCGAGACGAGGATCGCCTCACGCACCGCCTGCGCGGTGCCGTCGCCGCAGATCGGATCGAAGGCGATCGCTGCGGTGCCGCAGCCGATCCAGTCCGCGCCCGACGGCGGACAGGCAATGCGCGGGCTGGGGTCGAAGGACTGGCGGGGGGCCTCGGCCAGCCTGACGCGGCGGGCGACATGCCGGCTCTGCCGCAGCGCCGCCTCCATGTCGGCGCCGACGCTGAGCAACCACGCCTGCCCGGTGCCGGCGGGGATCAGGAACAGCCAGCCGGACTCCACCGACTCGATCCAGCAATCGCTCGCATCGGCGGGGTCGCGCAGCGCCACCGGCGCGGCGGTCGCGCCGCGCGCGCCGAAGCGTCGCGTCTCGCCCCCGGGCAAGGGCGCGGCGGCATGGATGGTCAAGTCGGTCGTTGCCGCACCCCCGGTTTCGGTCACCGGCAGCAGCGCCGCCGCGCCGGCGACAATCGTCGCGGCATGCGGCATCGCCACCGGATCGCCGCCGCCCCAGGCGACGATGCGGCGGGTGATGCGCGGCAGGCCGGCGAACAGGTCGGGCGCAGCGAACACGTCGCGGATGAGCCCCAGCGCCATGTCGCTCAGCATCACCACCGGTGCGGGCGCAGGATCGGCCGGCGCCATGGTCACGGCGATGCGGTTCAACCCCAGCAGATGCGCGCAGCAGGCAGCGGCAACGCCGCCGCCGCGTATCATGACGTTCATACGGGCATCGTCCCCGGCGGGGCGGAACGCGTCAAGCCGCCAGCCGCGTTATCGCGAGACGATCAGCCCGGCCATCGTCGCGTCATTGCCGATGTCCCAGGTCTTTTCGAGCTGGAGCGTCTTGGCATCATAGACCTCGATGTCGAAGCTCGCGCCATAGATATAGAGCTTGGCACCATCGCCCGACATGCCGAACTGGAAGCGGGAACGGCACTGAAACTCCGCCTTGCCCAGTACCTTGTTGGTGGAGAGGTCGAAGCGCCAGAACTCGCAGCGCTTGTTGCCGAGCAGCCCGGTGGTGGCGACGGTATAGCCCTCCTTTCCGTCCGGCGTGATCTGCAGCCCCGCCATCGATGCCGGCGCCGGGCCGATCGGCACGAAGCTGAAATGGCGCGAGGCAAGGTCGAAGCGCGCGAGGCCGAACACCTTGTTGTGCACATAGGGGTCGGCCGCGTTGAACAGCGACACGAACTGGCCGGGATTGCGGATCGCCTCGACGCCGCCGCCGAAGCTGACATTCTCGAAGCCCGACACATCCGCCTTGGCGAGTTCGAAGCGCTCGACCGCCTTCAGATCGGAGGTCGCGACGACGATCACCTTGTCACGGAAGACATAGAGGAACTTGCCGTCCGGCGAGATCGCATAGGCCGAGCGATAGGCAGCGCCGGAGGTGTCGTCCTCCGCCGCGAGGTCGACCGCGCGGACGACCTTCT
The window above is part of the Sphingomonas sanxanigenens DSM 19645 = NX02 genome. Proteins encoded here:
- a CDS encoding tetratricopeptide repeat-containing sulfotransferase family protein, producing the protein MGNAVVAAPRSLEAALAKVAGLIDSRPEQALAQAETILARAPGLPPAELLAGQALRRLGKPQAAQRRLSALARNQARVPPAVWWELAQAASEAGDGRQAISALETLTGQWPGVAGGWFLLAREYRNAGRAEDGWRADLSGVHASSRDPDLVKAAMAMNAGRLDEGEAVLAAELRQTPDNPAAIRLLAEIHWRRGDMSEALALVERAVTLAPGYDLARDFLIRLLLQANRLPEALAHAEVLAASPVKNPGYDLMRASVLVRLGDQDAARTVYDRLLAEQPDQPQVWQNLGHVLKTLGRQADAIHAYREAVTRQPTMGEAWWSLANLKTVKLGDDDVAAMESALQVLAAGGEDRAEDVFHLHFSLGKALEDARDHEASFRHYDRGNRLRRAQIVHDADGFSAEAAAAADLFTAGYLAARGAGGCPAPDPIFIVGLPRAGSTLIEQILASHSQVEGTMELAEMMMIAGRLQSRVDEGAFPDFRAMVDALTPADRLRLGEEYLDRTRVHRKSARPLFIDKMPNNWQHVGLIKLILPNAKIIDARRHPMSCCFSAWKQHFARGQTFSYDLTDIGRYYRDYVMLMAAFDRGAPGAVHRVFYEAMVSDTERQVRALLAHVGLPFEQACLEFYNNDRAVRTASSEQVRQPIFTDGLDQWRHYEAWLGPLADALGPVLDHYPEAPPVK
- a CDS encoding TonB-dependent receptor, which encodes MAFRLGARGARRICALATTTVLTPLILAAPALAQAPPAEAEPAEEQGLGDIVVTATRTSESVQKVPISMQALGAEKLEQRQVKGLTDFAALLPSVSFEGIGPGRNTAFFRGIVPAGGNYASVGYYLDDIPITGTEVPDIHAYDMERIEALSGPQGTLYGAGSLSGTIRLITKKPKLGKVEYGYDLEANKYGDGDFGGQVESYVNVPLNDTVAIRAMGYYRRDGGYIDNTPNNGRLNNGAPAVYTLGDNNPDTFFNLDNSDIAKNDYNPIKEYGGRLSLLWQPVEDWEIMPQITAQKQVAKGYFGYDPRVGDLEVHDYDQTRNDDRWFQAALSIHGHIGDWDIVSATGYFKRRTKTLNDYTYYTVTYDGFGAGYESYLQFFDNCTGSGASQRCQLIDPTQYYHADTHRDKFTQELRVTTPSDWPFDVTVGGFYQRQKNELNTYYAIRGLDEIVGYTATGGGDVAGGLIGVPAMFGIDYDDDGNPYFTTDVINPNGNPLGTMLLGSQAAKGDGYYIVEQDQLYHDTAIFAEGHYNITPTLKITGGIRYFWTDYKVKGFAGVAASAQGVGCETPLPDERLTCVNTNPLAEDGTGRYKEDGETHKVALDWQFEPSKMVYFNYSTGFRPGGFNRPLRIRSLGRIVTVQPFKSETLDNFELGVKTTWNNIFRFNAAIYYEKWDNIQYGVIVSGAQGAGMTGNAGKAEVKGIEYDADLKLGKVTISTAGAYNDAKLKGNFCNFAVDTTTLSISQLPSCALDQFVPGTDPPTPTVAAADGTRLPRQPKFKGTTSVRYDTLIGGFEAYLQGAALYQTGATQDLNVASNALLGNTSGFVSFDFSGGVKKDNWSLTLFLQNAFDRRGQLTRNTFCSIDFCAGSSRTFTIRPRFFGIRFGQKF
- the qhpE gene encoding subtilisin-like serine protease QhpE, encoding MMALSFPGTTGRGVRIAVIDSGVHPAHPHIDGTRLLGGVAITREGRVEDDLEAILDRLGHGTAVSAAIQQGAPGADLLTVRVFREALRASAVALIAAIDWAIAAKADIINLSLGSTNAAHRDAFAHAAARADDAGIVLVAAHAVDGVPCWPGALPSVLGVALDPECPIGACRAIAREGRTVFAAAGVPRSIDGVPPRLNLYGVSFAVARMSGFAALALEALRSARGDATGAQDVREALVRAAD
- a CDS encoding ABC transporter ATP-binding protein; the protein is MRPYAPRLCFVLAISLVATMLNLAQPYFSKLMIDQALLRRDLNALWMIAAALLVVTVLGFVLNALASYRYIALSAAMLYDIRAALLRHLQSLSPRFFSGFRLGDLMSRMNSDVSTVQRAAADTLLSVLSNMLFLLGSIALMLWLDWRLFLLGTVLVPVCVIAFVHFQRRLTALTQEMRERGADLGSFLVDSVMGMRVVTSLNAGAHEVRRFGMRNDAFISAMLRMQLTSFMAGALPGALLTASTSAVVLYGGWRIIAGEMSIGTLVAFMAYQARLFGPIQILMGLGAGLASARVSLGRILELFDTPAEVVEQADAVPLARIGEGLRFEHVAKRYDRDAVLVDIDFAVPAGSFCAILGESGAGKSTLADLLVRYQDVDAGRVLIDGVDVRSLRLDDLRREILLVDQAPYLFNDSIRANIAFGLDTVEDGAIVRAVHAAGLDALVARLPEGLETRTGERGLALSAGERQRLALARALLRRPSVLILDEPTSALDAETEARIADRLRGALPDATLIVITHKPALADRADIVVRLDGGQATVVDRRA